From a single Candidatus Bathyarchaeia archaeon genomic region:
- a CDS encoding substrate-binding domain-containing protein, translating into MKKLTKILIVIALATVIVAMIIYEHHVGSRKPIVVLVTTTSTYDSGLLDYLIPFFEEKYGIEVRVLPMGSGQAIEVAKRGDADIVLVHSRQLELEFMDSGYGIHRVGVMYNDFIIIGPLEDPAGVDGLENATEAFHRIALKGAEGKAVFISRADRSGTHMLELSIWERLRVAPSSRTQTWYMEAGASMGAVLRMANEIGAYTLTDRATWLSFKKELLNLRVLVQGDLMLLNPYAIILVNPEKHPHRNYRGALILAKWVTSEEGQNLIANFKKEGETLFHPIARDFNKANKLGFPDQEREIAWYDSQNP; encoded by the coding sequence ATGAAAAAATTAACAAAGATTTTAATCGTCATAGCGCTGGCTACAGTTATAGTTGCCATGATTATCTATGAGCATCATGTCGGTTCTCGGAAACCAATAGTTGTGTTGGTAACCACAACCAGCACCTATGATTCAGGGCTACTGGACTACTTAATTCCTTTCTTTGAGGAGAAATACGGCATTGAAGTTCGCGTCCTCCCAATGGGCAGCGGCCAAGCCATAGAGGTCGCCAAGAGGGGTGACGCCGACATAGTTTTAGTGCATTCAAGGCAGCTCGAGCTCGAGTTCATGGATAGCGGCTACGGGATCCACAGGGTTGGCGTAATGTATAACGACTTCATAATAATTGGCCCTCTAGAAGACCCCGCAGGGGTAGATGGTTTAGAAAATGCTACTGAAGCCTTCCATAGAATCGCGCTTAAGGGCGCTGAGGGAAAAGCAGTTTTCATATCACGTGCAGATAGATCGGGTACTCACATGCTGGAGCTGAGCATATGGGAGAGACTCAGGGTGGCGCCTTCAAGCAGGACGCAGACATGGTACATGGAGGCTGGAGCCAGCATGGGCGCTGTGCTGCGTATGGCTAACGAGATAGGAGCCTATACGTTGACCGATAGGGCTACATGGCTATCCTTTAAGAAGGAGCTATTGAATTTGAGGGTTCTGGTTCAAGGCGACCTGATGCTTCTAAACCCGTACGCAATAATTCTAGTTAACCCAGAAAAACATCCCCATAGAAATTATAGGGGGGCGCTTATCTTAGCTAAATGGGTGACATCTGAGGAAGGTCAAAACCTAATTGCAAACTTTAAGAAGGAAGGTGAGACGCTGTTTCACCCAATAGCGCGCGACTTCAATAAAGCCAATAAGCTGGGTTTCCCGGATCAAGAGAGGGAGATAGCGTGGTATGACTCCCAAAATCCCTAA
- a CDS encoding exonuclease SbcCD subunit D, with the protein MVRIAHIADTHLSFRQYNLDERERDLYDVMDEIAERILEERADIIIHSGDLFDSPRPPAQAYYAFKSFLAKTSGRARFFSVLGDHDTPKRRGMPPQKLFDDKIHVLGLTGGSHQVLQVNGRDILVAGVSHISRRYREMLTEELKKLDAVAANYPISVIALHQAIDRFFPFEDASELRLDDLPRNFKYYAMGHLHNRMRASFGRGELAYPGSTEIMRSDEISDWERRGKGFYIIDLDGGDLDIREVNLERIRPQLEFKIKYDAFELELKRLIDSLKVYSGRKPPIAHVIVEGKEIDRQKVQQSLNKALMGKVLYFRSRVIEEPERDLVDLKPGDINIGLLLREYLRDEKVAEFGYELFKVLKDGDVEEAKRIADEYFKRMMKIDFEKSAS; encoded by the coding sequence ATGGTTAGAATAGCTCATATTGCAGACACACACCTAAGCTTTCGCCAATATAATCTCGATGAACGGGAACGCGACCTCTATGATGTTATGGATGAGATAGCTGAGAGGATCCTAGAGGAGCGAGCAGACATTATTATTCACAGCGGAGACCTTTTCGACTCACCTAGACCACCCGCCCAAGCGTACTATGCTTTCAAAAGTTTTCTTGCGAAAACTAGTGGCAGAGCTAGGTTCTTCTCAGTTTTGGGGGATCATGATACGCCTAAACGCCGCGGTATGCCTCCACAAAAACTGTTTGACGATAAAATCCATGTTCTAGGGCTTACGGGCGGCAGCCATCAAGTGTTGCAGGTAAATGGGCGAGATATTTTAGTTGCCGGCGTATCGCACATAAGCCGCCGGTACAGAGAGATGCTTACTGAAGAGTTAAAGAAGCTGGATGCTGTAGCCGCAAATTATCCGATAAGCGTGATAGCTTTGCATCAGGCCATCGACAGGTTCTTTCCATTTGAGGATGCTTCAGAGTTAAGGCTTGACGATTTGCCGAGGAACTTTAAATACTATGCTATGGGGCACCTGCATAATAGGATGCGGGCTTCTTTCGGGAGAGGCGAACTCGCCTACCCAGGCTCAACCGAGATAATGAGAAGCGATGAAATAAGCGATTGGGAGAGGCGTGGGAAAGGCTTCTACATCATAGACCTAGATGGTGGCGACTTAGATATTAGGGAAGTCAACCTTGAAAGGATACGGCCGCAGCTAGAGTTTAAAATAAAATATGATGCTTTCGAACTTGAGCTTAAAAGGCTTATAGACTCACTTAAGGTTTATTCTGGTAGGAAGCCTCCAATAGCGCACGTAATTGTCGAGGGGAAGGAGATTGACCGCCAAAAGGTTCAACAATCCTTGAATAAAGCCTTAATGGGTAAGGTTTTGTATTTTCGCTCCAGAGTTATCGAGGAGCCTGAAAGGGATCTCGTTGATCTGAAGCCCGGCGATATTAACATAGGTTTGCTTTTAAGAGAGTATCTGAGGGATGAGAAGGTGGCCGAGTTTGGTTACGAGTTATTCAAGGTTTTAAAGGATGGGGATGTTGAAGAGGCGAAGAGAATTGCGGATGAATACTTTAAGAGGATGATGAAGATTGATTTTGAGAAGAGTGCATCTTGA
- a CDS encoding AAA family ATPase translates to MHLENFISHRNSELEFDYGINIIVGPNGAGKTSILDAISFALFNIHGRGKNENLIHRDAERSRVFVEFSEGGVNYAVEWDIDRKRRQTKGVLLKVEDGRKLVIARGGGRTIISEIEKITGLDEHLFLQSVYVQQGEIERLVTETPSNRKQMISRLLGIEDLEKAYQYMRELIGDYQSVASYLDGELKRKPEVEGRIKVLKSEIDALEHSLRSESSKLRDVEEKINVLEGGLKDFDRKKEIFVKLNSEAAVLEASITNLTRSLRQKEVDLKEAEAASARVEELKEAISRLPIMEKYCKLLQALGEKEREMDLEHQRLKRVEELKSILARNERAYESYLAKSAALSQKMAERKIYEGSREGLMRLKKLYEETLEERNRKSGALTRLLNEYSLILGEKATIENIHLLLDKRRGEFSALKSELEKQASIIREKIGSIRSRIEDLESKISKISEADVCPICGRALTPEHKLKLKEEFEKIKQDSYRDMISLQHDLKNVESKKRECEKNLERMSTIDPKRVSEILDEIKELDKRARQCWCEMEALRGKVEVLDKLDSEIAALEEEVKGLEEAYREYDAAKRELSRWPRKEDIETNLDRINGEIEAISNEIEVLLNSLGYRPADPEKELADLRVKKAEYDRNEPLARKMNALRAEVQSLVNEISIESSELERIKASIKELAYDESLHRAMQQNYEKKISEKIGLVERISGLRAELERAKMEKEKCEEEMKRLLEKEREKAKVEEFIKILQNIRDAFHKDGVQRLIRARSRPLLERFTRDFLEKFNLEISDVHIDDDYNISVIGPAGLQSIEQISGGERVALAISLRLAIARVLSDRVEAVIMDEPTIHLDEERRRDLINILSSFFREGGRIIPQIIVITHHHEIEDAADIMYSVSKREGVSVVELEKTLN, encoded by the coding sequence GTGCATCTTGAAAATTTCATTTCACATAGAAACAGCGAATTAGAGTTTGATTACGGGATCAATATTATCGTAGGCCCAAATGGAGCTGGGAAAACGTCGATTCTGGATGCCATAAGCTTCGCGCTCTTCAACATACATGGTAGGGGAAAAAACGAGAATCTGATTCATAGGGACGCTGAGAGGTCAAGGGTTTTTGTAGAGTTTAGTGAGGGTGGAGTAAACTACGCTGTGGAGTGGGATATTGATCGAAAGAGAAGGCAGACGAAAGGCGTGTTATTGAAGGTTGAGGATGGCAGAAAGCTGGTTATAGCTAGGGGCGGCGGACGGACAATAATTTCGGAGATAGAGAAAATTACTGGCTTAGATGAGCATCTCTTTCTCCAATCAGTTTATGTTCAACAGGGGGAGATTGAGAGGCTGGTTACTGAAACGCCATCTAATCGGAAGCAGATGATTTCAAGGCTTCTTGGGATAGAGGATCTGGAAAAAGCCTATCAATACATGAGAGAGCTGATCGGCGACTATCAGAGCGTCGCCTCATACTTGGATGGCGAGTTAAAGAGAAAGCCTGAAGTTGAAGGTCGCATAAAAGTCCTAAAATCAGAGATAGACGCTTTAGAACACTCCCTTAGATCCGAATCCTCAAAGTTGAGAGATGTTGAGGAGAAGATTAATGTTCTCGAAGGGGGGCTGAAAGACTTTGATCGGAAAAAGGAAATATTTGTTAAGCTGAATTCGGAAGCTGCGGTTTTAGAGGCCAGCATCACAAATTTAACTAGAAGTTTAAGGCAGAAGGAGGTGGATTTAAAGGAGGCTGAGGCTGCTTCTGCAAGAGTCGAAGAGTTGAAAGAGGCTATTTCAAGGCTGCCGATAATGGAAAAGTATTGTAAGCTGCTCCAAGCGTTAGGCGAGAAGGAGAGGGAAATGGATCTCGAGCACCAGAGGCTTAAGCGCGTAGAGGAATTGAAGAGCATACTTGCACGTAATGAGAGAGCCTATGAGAGCTACTTGGCGAAGAGCGCGGCTCTCAGCCAAAAAATGGCGGAGAGAAAGATCTACGAGGGATCTAGGGAGGGACTTATGCGGTTGAAAAAACTCTATGAGGAGACTTTAGAGGAGAGGAATAGGAAGTCTGGAGCTTTAACGCGTCTGCTTAACGAGTATTCGCTTATCTTAGGCGAGAAAGCCACTATCGAGAACATTCATCTTCTCCTTGACAAAAGAAGGGGCGAATTTAGCGCTTTGAAGTCTGAATTAGAGAAGCAAGCGAGCATTATAAGGGAGAAGATTGGGAGCATTAGAAGTAGAATTGAGGATCTTGAGTCTAAGATATCTAAGATATCCGAGGCCGATGTCTGCCCAATCTGCGGGAGGGCTTTAACCCCTGAGCATAAGCTGAAGCTTAAGGAGGAGTTTGAGAAGATAAAGCAAGATAGCTATAGGGATATGATTTCGCTCCAACATGATCTAAAAAATGTTGAATCAAAGAAGAGGGAATGCGAGAAAAACTTAGAAAGGATGTCAACGATTGATCCGAAGAGGGTTTCTGAGATCTTAGACGAGATAAAAGAGTTAGATAAGAGGGCGCGGCAATGCTGGTGTGAGATGGAGGCCTTAAGAGGGAAGGTTGAGGTTTTAGACAAATTGGACTCTGAAATAGCGGCGCTTGAAGAGGAAGTTAAGGGTTTAGAGGAGGCTTACAGGGAATACGATGCTGCTAAGCGGGAGCTTAGCAGATGGCCGCGGAAAGAAGATATAGAGACTAATCTTGACAGGATTAATGGGGAGATAGAGGCGATTTCAAACGAGATAGAGGTTTTGTTAAATAGTCTCGGCTATAGGCCGGCGGATCCTGAAAAAGAGCTGGCTGATTTAAGGGTTAAGAAAGCCGAATACGATAGAAATGAGCCTTTAGCGAGAAAGATGAATGCTTTAAGGGCTGAAGTACAGAGTTTAGTAAATGAGATTTCGATTGAAAGCTCGGAGTTAGAGAGAATTAAGGCTTCAATTAAAGAGCTCGCTTACGATGAAAGCCTCCACAGAGCGATGCAGCAGAACTATGAGAAGAAGATTTCCGAAAAAATCGGGCTTGTTGAAAGGATATCCGGTCTAAGAGCCGAGCTAGAGAGAGCGAAGATGGAGAAAGAGAAGTGCGAGGAGGAGATGAAGCGGCTTCTGGAGAAGGAAAGGGAGAAAGCTAAGGTTGAAGAATTCATTAAAATCCTACAAAATATTAGGGATGCTTTCCATAAGGATGGGGTTCAACGATTGATTAGAGCGAGGTCAAGGCCCCTATTAGAAAGGTTCACGAGAGATTTTCTTGAGAAATTTAACTTGGAGATCTCAGACGTCCATATCGACGACGACTATAATATTTCGGTTATTGGTCCTGCCGGCCTCCAAAGCATAGAGCAGATCAGCGGCGGCGAGAGGGTTGCGCTTGCAATATCCCTTAGGCTGGCTATAGCGCGCGTTCTTTCAGATAGGGTTGAAGCCGTCATCATGGATGAGCCGACAATACATTTAGATGAGGAGAGGCGCAGGGATCTGATCAACATTTTAAGCTCATTCTTTAGGGAAGGCGGAAGAATTATCCCGCAGATAATTGTCATAACACATCACCATGAAATCGAGGATGCAGCCGACATAATGTACAGCGTAAGTAAAAGGGAAGGCGTCTCGGTAGTTGAGTTAGAGAAAACACTAAATTAA
- a CDS encoding ATP-binding protein, protein MSNTLKEIGIIVGEASSSEFYFSSKPEEMPSRWEYVVVFSLEDIGGALKEIPVIAQVQGIVSASQALTRDLDFDITKKIVEAGIADRKVWCKARILGYLSDNGEVLQPRKAVMPGKPVYVASRDLLEKFYSFPSDEAIHVGYLITRSDVPIFLSLRGFRRHLAIIAQTGAGKSYLAGVLAEELLRKGATIVMLDPHADYVFLSKTVEGGRYELSDNIVVFRNPASTGRYSDTDVGRVEPYEVCFSDLDLDEICLIARISERYVNIRNSLEKAIVNVRRKKTIFSPKDVLEELQQADTWAADEKERAAARAAQKYVKRIIGMKVFTNVSTSIDKMLKPMQLSVVDLSGLEDEVSDYITFRILSEIYEKVAGGEFKYPVFIFIEESHRFIPPEGKTYSSTTIRKIAAEGRKFGVFLILITQRPSRIHSDALSQCNSQIIMRITNPEDQKAVSISSERMSRDLLEDLPGLNVGEAVIVGEITKAPVMIKVKRRRTREGGADIDIVGKLKEAFSVANKGEVELETEKLRDELKDFYC, encoded by the coding sequence GTGTCAAATACCCTTAAGGAAATCGGCATAATTGTCGGCGAAGCCAGCTCAAGCGAATTCTACTTTAGCTCAAAGCCGGAGGAGATGCCTTCAAGATGGGAATATGTCGTCGTCTTCTCACTAGAAGATATCGGCGGCGCTCTGAAAGAGATACCCGTGATAGCTCAGGTTCAGGGAATAGTATCTGCGAGCCAAGCTTTAACGAGGGATCTCGACTTCGACATAACTAAGAAGATCGTGGAGGCCGGCATCGCCGATAGAAAGGTTTGGTGTAAGGCCAGAATACTCGGATATTTAAGCGATAACGGCGAAGTGCTCCAGCCGAGAAAGGCCGTTATGCCTGGAAAACCAGTTTACGTAGCTTCACGGGATCTGTTAGAGAAATTCTACTCGTTTCCAAGCGACGAAGCAATCCATGTTGGTTACCTCATTACTAGGAGCGATGTGCCAATATTCCTGTCTCTGAGAGGATTCAGGAGGCATCTTGCGATAATAGCTCAGACCGGGGCCGGGAAGAGCTATTTGGCTGGCGTCCTCGCGGAGGAGCTGCTTAGGAAGGGGGCTACTATCGTTATGCTGGATCCGCACGCGGATTACGTTTTTCTCTCTAAGACGGTTGAGGGAGGCAGGTATGAGCTATCTGACAATATTGTCGTTTTTAGAAACCCGGCGAGCACTGGAAGATACTCAGATACTGACGTTGGTAGGGTTGAGCCTTACGAGGTTTGTTTTTCAGACCTCGATCTAGATGAAATATGTTTGATTGCGAGGATAAGTGAACGCTATGTGAACATTAGGAATAGCCTCGAAAAGGCTATAGTGAACGTGAGGAGAAAGAAAACGATTTTCTCGCCTAAAGATGTTTTAGAGGAGCTACAGCAGGCGGATACTTGGGCCGCCGACGAAAAGGAGAGGGCTGCGGCCCGCGCGGCTCAAAAATACGTTAAACGTATAATTGGCATGAAGGTTTTTACAAACGTCTCCACTTCCATTGATAAAATGCTGAAGCCGATGCAGCTCTCTGTAGTTGATCTCTCAGGTCTTGAGGATGAGGTCTCCGATTACATAACATTTAGGATCCTATCTGAGATTTACGAGAAGGTGGCCGGCGGCGAATTCAAGTACCCTGTCTTCATTTTCATCGAGGAATCTCACCGATTTATTCCCCCTGAAGGAAAGACTTACTCAAGCACAACCATAAGGAAGATTGCCGCAGAGGGGCGAAAATTCGGAGTATTTTTAATCCTCATCACCCAGCGCCCATCGAGGATTCACTCTGATGCTTTAAGCCAATGCAACAGCCAGATAATTATGCGCATCACCAACCCCGAAGACCAGAAGGCGGTTTCAATAAGCTCTGAGCGTATGAGCCGCGATCTACTGGAGGATCTTCCAGGGCTTAATGTTGGGGAAGCGGTTATCGTCGGGGAGATAACGAAGGCACCCGTTATGATTAAAGTTAAGAGGCGGCGCACTCGTGAGGGTGGAGCGGACATTGATATTGTTGGAAAGCTTAAAGAAGCCTTCTCCGTAGCAAATAAGGGCGAAGTCGAATTAGAAACTGAGAAATTAAGGGATGAACTAAAAGATTTTTATTGTTAG
- a CDS encoding DNA double-strand break repair nuclease NurA, whose amino-acid sequence MPVFLEDFARLVNDRKDYLRERILRGKFNPLEEDFRKHMINHWAPLEDLNSFFVNLKDLNVMAVDSSVYTNLLSSGGLLYIIRSMSMQRDIAAAKRIDIDVIFSKDKISNVYELIAAKTELLEFEVALEAIKNGFDGDAILIDGSLYGRASHIPLEPRVEEERDLLLRYFKVYKSLLDLCRESNILLMGVSKESRSTFYRDYLLHLIFNERLNALSINTEDKRLLREIFFQILDSERVALERFYGLKKKYGGDLNPVEMILWELASSRPDYQLIMSCVSSIGYAYPMLLGPTIRMAKRLKEYQKDPEGYVKKYFPRLSMERGERFIQWASEVLRDISELPSFVSFYLLLDWRDSPIRIDIPFYDKMLFEVDWPEPIEFNVEDVLKIMVTGYCGLNAYNIWLKNVDEKVRLKRKVVDEIYLPFLEKVFGEKIIRGRGYRRVKYP is encoded by the coding sequence TTGCCGGTTTTTCTTGAAGACTTTGCTCGACTAGTTAATGATAGGAAGGATTATTTAAGAGAGAGGATTTTGAGGGGTAAATTTAATCCATTAGAAGAGGACTTTAGAAAGCACATGATTAACCATTGGGCGCCTCTAGAAGATTTAAATTCCTTCTTCGTCAATCTTAAAGACCTTAACGTTATGGCTGTTGATTCAAGCGTTTATACGAATCTTCTCTCCAGCGGCGGCCTGCTTTACATTATCAGAAGCATGTCAATGCAGCGCGATATCGCCGCCGCTAAGAGAATTGATATCGACGTAATATTCAGCAAAGATAAAATATCTAATGTCTATGAACTTATTGCCGCTAAAACGGAACTGTTGGAGTTTGAGGTGGCGCTTGAGGCTATAAAGAATGGTTTTGATGGAGATGCAATATTAATCGATGGATCATTATATGGCAGGGCCTCTCATATACCGCTAGAGCCTAGGGTTGAGGAGGAACGCGACCTCTTGCTACGCTATTTTAAAGTTTACAAGAGTCTCCTAGACCTATGCCGTGAATCAAATATCCTTTTAATGGGGGTTAGCAAGGAGAGCAGGTCAACCTTTTATCGCGATTATCTGCTTCACCTAATCTTCAATGAAAGGCTTAACGCATTAAGCATCAATACGGAGGACAAGAGGCTGCTTAGAGAGATATTTTTCCAGATACTTGATTCGGAGAGAGTTGCCCTAGAGAGATTTTATGGGCTTAAGAAAAAATATGGCGGCGACTTAAATCCCGTTGAAATGATTTTATGGGAATTAGCTTCCTCTAGACCTGACTACCAGCTGATAATGAGCTGCGTTTCATCAATTGGATACGCTTATCCGATGCTTCTGGGTCCAACCATCAGGATGGCGAAGCGTCTAAAAGAGTATCAGAAGGATCCTGAAGGATACGTTAAGAAGTATTTTCCGAGACTGTCGATGGAGAGGGGTGAGAGATTCATCCAATGGGCTTCTGAGGTTTTAAGGGATATATCGGAGCTTCCGAGCTTCGTCTCCTTCTACCTTCTACTAGATTGGAGGGATTCCCCTATCCGCATCGATATTCCGTTCTATGATAAAATGCTGTTTGAGGTTGATTGGCCTGAACCCATTGAGTTCAACGTTGAAGACGTTCTAAAAATTATGGTTACTGGCTACTGCGGGTTAAACGCGTACAATATCTGGCTTAAAAATGTGGATGAGAAGGTTAGGCTTAAGAGGAAAGTTGTAGACGAGATTTATCTTCCGTTTTTAGAGAAAGTTTTTGGAGAGAAGATAATTCGGGGTAGGGGGTATAGGCGTGTCAAATACCCTTAA
- a CDS encoding methyltransferase: MLDGFFSRIVEFLLALINVAPSLTVIINPLFFIMFLPVGAYAVLAWPWTILKDLPDPFHPGESLYWLTYAIKIDEENVLLPSLFRWGIIDLSLLVAGSALFLTAFISWLMSLKRGGGLITSGVYGVVRHPQYLGIILLTFGITIRALRPASLIAWIALLVGYLILASLEEKHLLEVYGEKYGEYSKRTAFMVPYIKLNVPGWLSPRKPYRYMLLVAVWVLLTTAIIIGMRNIVFALRSISILAKHISA; encoded by the coding sequence ATGTTGGATGGTTTTTTTAGTAGAATCGTAGAATTCTTGCTTGCCCTGATAAACGTTGCCCCATCCCTAACAGTGATCATTAATCCGCTGTTCTTCATAATGTTTCTCCCAGTTGGAGCCTACGCCGTTTTAGCGTGGCCTTGGACCATTCTCAAAGACCTTCCGGATCCGTTTCATCCGGGTGAAAGCCTATACTGGTTGACATACGCTATAAAGATTGATGAGGAAAACGTGCTTCTTCCATCCCTTTTCAGGTGGGGTATAATAGACCTATCTCTCCTAGTAGCTGGCTCAGCGCTTTTCCTGACAGCCTTCATATCTTGGCTGATGAGCCTAAAGAGGGGCGGAGGCTTAATCACCAGCGGAGTCTACGGGGTTGTTAGGCATCCGCAGTACCTGGGGATTATTCTTCTAACGTTTGGGATAACCATCAGAGCGCTTAGACCAGCATCCCTCATAGCGTGGATAGCCCTGCTAGTCGGATATCTGATTCTGGCGAGCCTAGAGGAGAAGCATTTGCTCGAAGTTTATGGTGAAAAATATGGAGAATACTCTAAGCGGACAGCGTTCATGGTGCCCTACATAAAACTTAATGTTCCAGGATGGCTCTCTCCGAGAAAACCCTACAGATACATGCTTCTCGTAGCTGTATGGGTTCTTTTAACAACTGCCATAATAATTGGCATGAGGAATATCGTCTTCGCACTAAGAAGCATATCCATTCTGGCGAAGCATATCTCCGCATAA
- the speD gene encoding adenosylmethionine decarboxylase yields the protein MGIHIIADFLGVDPRKIARVEDLRVILDSVVSRSRLHAVSSIFHQFEPHGVSAAYILSESHLSIHTWPECGYVALDIFTCGSDEPALKAFSLLIEELKPSHVEKKILRRDFYEKNRISDT from the coding sequence TTGGGCATCCACATAATCGCCGACTTCCTGGGAGTGGATCCCAGGAAGATAGCGAGAGTAGAAGATCTACGCGTTATTCTAGATAGTGTTGTTTCTAGATCCAGGCTTCACGCTGTTTCTTCAATTTTTCATCAGTTTGAGCCTCATGGTGTTTCCGCCGCATATATTTTAAGCGAGTCCCATTTAAGCATCCATACGTGGCCCGAATGTGGTTATGTTGCCCTTGACATCTTCACGTGCGGATCCGATGAGCCCGCGCTTAAAGCGTTCAGCTTATTGATCGAAGAGCTTAAGCCATCTCACGTTGAGAAAAAGATTTTGAGAAGGGATTTCTATGAGAAAAATAGAATCTCAGATACTTAG
- a CDS encoding ABC transporter permease, giving the protein MVNEVFWEEVLNIILLSLRVSGISVLMGALIGIPVGAILGLKQFKGKHALMRFMDIALRSAINTFMGLPPVVVGLLVYLLLTASGPFGWLGLLYTPIAMIITQLIEVVPIIVGLTMSAVANVERPIRERALSLGASEAQAVWLILREARMGVLTSIITAFGAAISEVGGIIITGGNIRWWTRTLTTAIVVETELGNFTMALTLGAILLSIAFIINLALTMIQLKGERR; this is encoded by the coding sequence ATGGTTAATGAGGTGTTTTGGGAGGAGGTTCTCAATATAATTTTGCTTTCCCTGAGGGTTTCAGGCATATCAGTCCTGATGGGCGCGCTGATAGGTATACCGGTCGGCGCTATCCTCGGCCTTAAGCAATTTAAGGGTAAACATGCGTTAATGCGCTTCATGGACATTGCATTGAGAAGCGCTATAAACACTTTTATGGGTTTGCCGCCAGTCGTCGTCGGTCTTCTAGTTTATCTTCTATTGACTGCGTCTGGGCCGTTTGGGTGGCTTGGATTACTATATACGCCGATAGCGATGATAATAACGCAGCTAATAGAGGTTGTTCCCATAATTGTTGGGTTAACCATGTCGGCTGTCGCTAACGTCGAGAGACCTATTAGGGAGAGAGCCTTATCGCTCGGCGCATCTGAAGCTCAGGCGGTATGGCTTATTTTAAGGGAGGCTCGCATGGGGGTCTTAACCTCAATTATAACGGCTTTCGGCGCAGCGATATCGGAGGTTGGCGGCATAATTATCACTGGAGGAAACATCAGGTGGTGGACGCGGACGCTGACGACGGCCATTGTTGTTGAGACAGAGCTAGGCAACTTTACTATGGCGCTTACCCTCGGCGCGATCCTGCTATCCATAGCGTTCATAATAAATTTGGCATTAACGATGATTCAGCTTAAAGGAGAGAGGCGATAG